From Brassica oleracea var. oleracea cultivar TO1000 chromosome C3, BOL, whole genome shotgun sequence, a single genomic window includes:
- the LOC106336273 gene encoding EID1-like F-box protein 1, with amino-acid sequence MILPKQYRCTHSPTCQCTRGHLSEDVLLLVFQHLNWNPKLVATLSCVCKWFDDFAKRVLWKEFCKTRAPRMMLDLQSSGSHCIDGNWRALGKLLIYCSGCTQGGLFNSTVQIPGHFVYRTRFSRTLGRSLLPPQCRTDVLYVSDPCEHLDQGEEGDVGLFRGIFKSFPTSRVRKVIINKAVPFHPSEVCPYCKAKLWSMLQAKIIPQSACVRLEAYEDCIEYFVCLNGHLLGICTLAPLSDSEEAVPSEDSNHTEKKQDNGSVKENGLKRRHSLLGGSENGPSPQRRLTSSNQCDIDV; translated from the exons ATGATTCTACCAAAGCAGTACCGTTGCACACACTCCCCTACCTGCCAGTGCACAAGAGGCCATCTAAGCGAAGACGTGCTCTTACTAGTCTTCCAGCATCTAAACTGGAACCCAAAACTAGTCGCAACACTCTCCTGCGTATGCAAATGGTTCGACGATTTCGCCAAACGAGTCCTCTGGAAAGAGTTCTGCAAGACTCGCGCCCCGAGAATGATGCTCGATCTGCAATCCAGCGGCAGCCACTGCATCGACGGCAACTGGAGAGCCCTAGGGAAGCTTCTCATCTACTGCTCAGGATGCACACAAGGCGGCCTCTTCAACAGCACGGTTCAGATCCCCGGCCACTTTGTTTACAGAACAAGATTCTCGAGAACGCTGGGGAGAAGCCTATTGCCGCCTCAGTGCAGAACCGACGTGCTCTACGTTAGTGATCCGTGTGAGCATCTTGATCAAGGAGAAGAAGGTGACGTTGGTTTGTTCCGTGGGATTTTCAAGTCGTTTCCGACGTCTAGAGTCAGGAAAGTTATTATTAACAAGGCGGTTCCGTTTCATCCGTCTGAGGTTTGTCCGTATTGTAAAGCTAAGCTATGGAGCATGCTCCAGGCTAAGATTATACCTCAGAGTGCTTGCGTTCGTTTGGAGGCTTATGAGGACTGCATTGAGTATTTTGTTTGCCTTAATGGTCATTTGCTTGGTATCTGCACTTTGGCGCCTTTGTCTGATTCGGAGGAGGCGGTTCCTAGTGAAGATAGTAATCACACAGAGAAGAAACAAG ACAATGGCTCGGTTAAAGAAAATGGATTGAAAAGGAGACATTCTTTGTTGGGTGGAAGTGAGAATGGACCTTCGCCTCAAAGACGACTGACCAGTTCGAACCAGTGTGACATTGATGTGTGA
- the LOC106336274 gene encoding membrane-anchored ubiquitin-fold protein 2 isoform X1 — protein sequence MAEVKDHLEIKFRLNDGSDIGPKSFPDATTVAALKETVVSQWPKEKENGPKTVKDVRLISAGRILENNKTVGDCRSPVSNLSDAVTTMHVLIQPQVTDKAEKKTKKKPKGDLKQNNCVCLCFGRRL from the exons ATGGCAGAGGTGAAGGATCATTTAGAGATTAAGTTCCGTCTCAATGATGGTTCAGATATTGGTCCTAAATCGTTTCCTGATGCTACAACCGTTGCTGCATTGAAAGAAACTGTGGTTTCTCAATGGCCAAAAG AGAAGGAGAATGGGCCAAAGACGGTGAAAGATGTGAGATTGATAAGCGCAGGTAGAATATTGGAGAACAACAAGACGGTTGGAGATTGCAGGAGTCCTGTCTCCAATCTCTCAGATGCTGTCACCACTATGCATGTCCTCATTCAACCTCAGGTTACTGATAAAG CAGAGAAGAAGACGAAGAAGAAGCCTAAAGGTGATCTGAAACAGAACAATTGTGTCTGCTTATGTTTTGGACGCCGGTTATGA
- the LOC106336274 gene encoding membrane-anchored ubiquitin-fold protein 2 isoform X2 — translation MAEVKDHLEIKFRLNDGSDIGPKSFPDATTVAALKETVVSQWPKEKENGPKTVKDVRLISAGRILENNKTVGDCRSPVSNLSDAVTTMHVLIQPQVTDKEKKTKKKPKGDLKQNNCVCLCFGRRL, via the exons ATGGCAGAGGTGAAGGATCATTTAGAGATTAAGTTCCGTCTCAATGATGGTTCAGATATTGGTCCTAAATCGTTTCCTGATGCTACAACCGTTGCTGCATTGAAAGAAACTGTGGTTTCTCAATGGCCAAAAG AGAAGGAGAATGGGCCAAAGACGGTGAAAGATGTGAGATTGATAAGCGCAGGTAGAATATTGGAGAACAACAAGACGGTTGGAGATTGCAGGAGTCCTGTCTCCAATCTCTCAGATGCTGTCACCACTATGCATGTCCTCATTCAACCTCAGGTTACTGATAAAG AGAAGAAGACGAAGAAGAAGCCTAAAGGTGATCTGAAACAGAACAATTGTGTCTGCTTATGTTTTGGACGCCGGTTATGA
- the LOC106336188 gene encoding probable galacturonosyltransferase 14, whose amino-acid sequence MQLHVSPSMRSITISSSNEFTTDLMKIKLAARHISSRTLFHTILILAFLLPFVFILTALVTLEGVNKCSSIDCLGRRLGPRFLGRVDDSERLARDFYNILNEVSTQEIPDGLKLPDSFNHLLSDMKNNHYDAKTFALILRAMMEKFERDIRESKFAELMNKHFAASSIPKGIHCLSLRLTDEYSSNAHARRQLPSPEFLPVLSDNAYHHYILATDNILAASVVVSSAVQSSSKPEKIVFHIITDKKTYAGMHSWFALNSVAPAIVEVKGVHQFDWLTRENVPVLEAVESHNGVRNYYHGNHVAGANLTETTPRRFASKLQSRSPKYISLLNHLRIYIPELFPNLDKVVFLDDDIVVQRDLAPLWDVDLGGKVNGAVETCRGDDEWVMSKRLRNYFNFSHPLIAKHLDPEECAWAYGMNVFDLQAWRKTDIRETYHSWLRENLKSNLTMWKLGTLPPALIAFKGHVHILDPSWHMLGLGYQKDTNIENVRKAAVIHYNGQSKPWLEIGFEHLRPFWTKYVNYSNDFINNCHILE is encoded by the exons ATGCAGCTTCACGTGTCGCCTAGCATGAGAAGCATCACGATTTCGAGCAGTAATGAGTTTACTACTGACTTGATGAAGATCAAGCTCGCAGCTCGTCACATCTCTTCCCGAACTCTCTTCCACACCATTTTGATCCTCGCCTTCTTGTTGCCTTTTGTCTTCATCCTCACCGCTCTTGTTACCCTCGAAGGTGTCAACAAGTGCTCCTCCATTG ATTGTTTAGGGAGGCGGTTAGGTCCACGTTTCCTTGGTAGGGTAGATGATTCAGAG AGACTAGCTAGAGACTTTTATAATATTCTAAACGAAGTAAGCACTCAAGAAATTCCAGATGGTTTGAAGCTTCCAGATTCTTTTAATCACCTTCTTTCAGATATGAAGAATAACCACTATGATGCAAAAACATTTGCTCTTATCCTCCGAGCCATG ATGGAGAAGTTTGAACGAGATATTAGAGAATCTAAATTCGCAGAACTAATGAACAAGCACTTTGCAGCAAGTTCCATTCCCAAAGGCATTCACTGTCTCTCTCTAAGACTGACGGATGAATACTCCTCCAACGCTCACGCTCGTCGCCAACTCCCTTCACCAGAGTTTCTCCCTGTTCTTTCAGACAACGCTTACCACCATTATATTCTAGCCACGGACAATATTCTGGCTGCATCAGTTGTGGTCTCATCCGCTGTTCAGTCATCTTCAAAACCGGAGAAAATCGTCTTCCACATCATCACAGACAAGAAAACCTACGCTGGTATGCATTCATGGTTCGCTCTCAACTCCGTTGCGCCTGCTATCGTCGAAGTTAAAGGTGTTCATCAGTTTGACTGGCTGACGAGAGAGAATGTTCCGGTTCTGGAAGCTGTGGAAAGCCATAACGGTGTTAGAAACTATTACCATGGGAACCATGTCGCTGGTGCAAACCTCACTGAAACAACTCCGAGAAGATTTGCTTCCAAGTTGCAGTCTAGAAGTCCCAAATACATATCTCTGCTCAACCATCTTAGAATATATATACCTGAG CTTTTTCCGAACTTGGACAAGGTGGTGTTCTTAGACGATGATATAGTTGTCCAGAGAGACTTGGCTCCACTTTGGGATGTTGACCTTGGTGGTAAGGTCAATGGAGCGGTGGAAACATGCCGGGGTGATGATGAATGGGTGATGTCAAAGCGTTTAAGGAACTACTTCAACTTCTCTCACCCTCTCATCGCAAAGCATTTAGATCCTGAAGAATGCGCTTGGGCATACGGTATGAATGTCTTTGATCTACAAGCTTGGAGAAAGACAGACATCAGAGAAACTTATCACTCTTGGCTTAGAGAG AATCTAAAGTCAAATCTGACAATGTGGAAGCTGGGAACCTTGCCACCTGCTCTTATAGCGTTTAAGGGTCATGTTCACATATTAGACCCGTCATGGCATATGCTTGGATTAGGCTACCAGAAGGATACAAACATAGAGAATGTCAGGAAAGCTGCAGTGATCCACTACAACGGGCAGTCAAAGCCATGGCTGGAGATTGGTTTCGAGCATCTCAGGCCGTTCTGGACAAAATACGTGAACTACTCCAATGATTTCATCAACAACTGTCACATCTTGGAGTAA